From the Thermodesulfovibrionales bacterium genome, one window contains:
- a CDS encoding aminotransferase class IV, with protein sequence MLTVYVFLNNGLIPKAEARVSVFDHGFLYGDGIYETMRAYDGVVFMMDEHLARLHRSADLIKLSVLKDAAALKAALFETLVANSLKNAYVRITVSRGYGPIGLDPDLCREPTLVIIAEEMRDYPKSYYERGLQVIIARTRRNLKEALNPQIKSLNFLNNILAKVEAKERDAYESLMLNVSGHITEGTVSNVFFYKDAVLCTPSPDCGILDGITRKIVLDLAVREGLTVKEGMFTAGDISGAQEVFLTNTTMEVMPVCRIDGTTYKVGEVARLLRKAYRDEVRAYVTAAKGSGPS encoded by the coding sequence ATGCTTACGGTGTACGTATTCCTCAATAACGGACTTATCCCGAAAGCGGAGGCGAGGGTCTCCGTCTTCGACCACGGGTTCCTCTATGGAGACGGTATCTATGAGACCATGAGGGCTTACGACGGCGTCGTCTTCATGATGGATGAACATCTCGCGAGGCTCCATCGCTCGGCAGACCTGATAAAGCTTTCCGTACTCAAAGATGCCGCCGCGTTGAAGGCTGCACTCTTCGAGACCCTTGTCGCCAATTCCCTGAAGAACGCCTATGTGAGGATAACCGTCTCGCGGGGGTACGGACCGATCGGGCTTGACCCCGACCTCTGCAGGGAGCCGACCCTCGTGATCATCGCCGAGGAGATGAGGGATTACCCGAAAAGCTATTATGAACGGGGGTTACAGGTGATTATCGCCCGCACGAGGCGGAACCTGAAGGAGGCCCTCAATCCTCAGATAAAGTCTCTGAATTTCCTCAATAACATTCTCGCAAAGGTCGAGGCCAAGGAGAGGGACGCCTATGAATCCTTGATGCTCAACGTCTCAGGGCATATCACCGAAGGGACTGTCAGCAACGTCTTCTTTTATAAGGATGCGGTGCTCTGCACGCCCTCCCCGGATTGCGGAATCCTCGACGGTATTACGAGGAAGATTGTCCTCGACCTTGCGGTGAGAGAGGGCCTCACCGTGAAGGAAGGCATGTTCACCGCCGGGGATATCTCCGGAGCTCAAGAGGTCTTTCTGACGAACACGACCATGGAGGTGATGCCGGTCTGCCGGATTGATGGGACGACGTACAAGGTGGGAGAAGTTGCAAGGCTCTTGCGAAAGGCATACCGGGATGAGGTCAGAGCGTATGTGACCGCGGCAAAAGGCAGCGGGCCTTC
- a CDS encoding inorganic phosphate transporter, protein MHDTYVLLVSVIVLATVFDFINGFHDTANAIATSVSTRVLSPKVAVSMAAILNMVGAFSGTAVAKTVGAGLVEASSVTQITVVSALVAAIVWDLLTWYFGLPTSSSHAILSSLVGAAVATAGTRVVIAKGVYKVLIGLILSPLLGIVLGFLVMVFFIWLFRRSAPALVSTLFGRLQILSAAYMAFSHGSNDAQKTMGIITMAIVSYYRLSDFHVPLWVIVLCATAMASGTAAGGWRIIKTLGVRLVHLRPVHGFAAETAAATIIEVASRIGLPVSTTHVISSTIMGVGASKRLSAVRWGIGGNIVIAWILTIPACVLLGWAICKALQLVP, encoded by the coding sequence ATGCATGACACATACGTTCTCCTCGTCTCCGTTATAGTCCTCGCGACGGTCTTCGATTTTATCAACGGGTTCCACGACACGGCGAATGCCATCGCCACATCGGTGTCAACACGGGTTCTGTCTCCAAAGGTGGCGGTATCCATGGCGGCAATCCTGAACATGGTCGGTGCTTTTTCGGGGACTGCCGTCGCGAAAACGGTGGGGGCAGGTCTCGTTGAGGCCTCGTCGGTTACGCAGATCACCGTGGTTTCCGCTCTCGTTGCCGCGATCGTATGGGACCTCCTCACCTGGTATTTCGGTCTTCCCACGTCATCGAGCCATGCCATCCTTTCGAGTCTCGTCGGCGCCGCTGTCGCAACGGCGGGCACGCGTGTTGTCATCGCGAAAGGGGTGTACAAGGTTCTCATCGGCCTGATTCTTTCGCCCCTCCTCGGAATCGTGCTCGGTTTTCTCGTCATGGTATTCTTCATATGGCTCTTCAGGAGATCGGCTCCTGCTCTCGTGAGCACGCTCTTCGGCCGGCTCCAGATCCTCTCCGCAGCCTATATGGCCTTCAGCCACGGTAGTAACGACGCCCAGAAGACGATGGGTATCATCACCATGGCGATTGTGAGCTATTACAGACTTTCCGATTTCCACGTCCCCCTGTGGGTGATTGTCCTCTGTGCGACAGCGATGGCGTCGGGAACGGCAGCAGGCGGCTGGAGGATCATAAAAACACTCGGTGTCCGTCTTGTCCACCTCAGGCCTGTTCACGGCTTTGCCGCTGAGACTGCGGCAGCGACGATCATCGAAGTTGCCTCCCGGATCGGACTCCCGGTCTCGACGACCCACGTGATCTCATCTACGATCATGGGCGTCGGTGCGTCCAAACGGTTGTCGGCGGTCCGCTGGGGGATAGGAGGAAATATCGTCATCGCGTGGATCCTCACCATCCCTGCGTGCGTTCTTCTCGGGTGGGCTATCTGCAAGGCGTTGCAACTCGTTCCGTAG
- a CDS encoding DUF47 family protein translates to MRFFPKEIDFFDIFDKAAINLTKATSSLVALMENFDDLETRAKEIYEIEQDGDMLTHDIMRKLNKTFITPIDREDIHALASRIDDILDLVWGGVDRMIVFKITSPTEEAKEIARDLHRTTEVLQKTITELKNKNYSHVQEHCIEINRLENKIDRIFRDALGRLFDDMKDPLLIIKWKEVYEHFEDASDRCEDVANVLEGIVLKNA, encoded by the coding sequence ATGAGATTCTTTCCAAAGGAAATAGATTTCTTCGACATCTTCGACAAGGCTGCCATTAACCTCACAAAAGCCACCTCTTCCCTCGTCGCCCTCATGGAGAATTTCGATGATCTCGAGACCAGGGCAAAGGAGATTTACGAGATCGAGCAGGACGGGGACATGCTGACCCACGACATCATGAGGAAACTCAACAAGACATTCATCACGCCGATCGATCGGGAGGATATTCATGCCCTCGCGTCGAGGATAGATGACATCCTCGATCTCGTCTGGGGCGGTGTAGACAGGATGATCGTCTTCAAAATAACTTCGCCCACGGAGGAGGCAAAGGAGATAGCGAGAGACCTCCATCGGACGACGGAGGTTTTGCAGAAGACGATAACAGAGTTGAAGAACAAAAACTATTCACACGTTCAGGAGCACTGCATAGAGATAAACAGGCTCGAAAACAAGATCGACAGGATCTTCAGAGACGCCCTCGGAAGACTCTTCGACGACATGAAGGACCCCCTCCTCATCATCAAATGGAAAGAGGTATACGAACACTTCGAAGATGCCTCGGACAGGTGCGAGGATGTCGCAAATGTCCTGGAAGGCATAGTCCTCAAAAATGCATGA